One Pseudomonas sp. HOU2 genomic window carries:
- a CDS encoding polyamine ABC transporter substrate-binding protein, protein MKMFGRTLLTLSLMGAIATGVQANDKVLRVYNWSDYIAPDTVKKFEDETGIRVTYDVFDSNETLEARLLAGKSGYDIVVPSNSFLAKQIKAGVYQPLDKSKLSNWKNLNPVLLKNAAASDPDNAHAFPYMWGSIGIGYNPDKVKEVLGANAPTNSWDLLFKPENAEKLKACGISFLDSPTEMIPAALHYLGYPVNDKDKAHILEAEALFMKIRPYVAYFHSSKYISDLANGNICVAVGYSGDVLQAKARAVEAGNKVQIDYSIPKEGAGSFYDMVAIPRDAANVDNAYLFMNFLMRPDIIAEITNSNGYSNANAAATPLVDEAIRNDPGSYPSQAVMATLYAVPDQPIATQRIMTRGWTRVKLGK, encoded by the coding sequence ATGAAAATGTTTGGCAGGACTCTGCTGACACTGTCCTTAATGGGCGCAATCGCCACGGGCGTCCAGGCCAACGACAAGGTGCTGCGTGTTTACAACTGGTCCGATTACATCGCGCCGGACACCGTCAAGAAGTTCGAAGACGAGACCGGCATCCGCGTGACCTACGACGTGTTCGACAGCAACGAGACCCTCGAGGCGCGTTTGCTGGCGGGTAAATCCGGCTACGACATCGTCGTGCCGTCCAACAGTTTCCTGGCCAAGCAGATCAAGGCCGGGGTCTATCAGCCGCTCGATAAATCAAAACTGTCGAACTGGAAGAATCTCAACCCGGTGCTGCTGAAAAACGCCGCCGCCAGTGATCCGGACAACGCTCACGCGTTCCCGTACATGTGGGGCTCGATCGGCATCGGCTACAACCCGGACAAGGTCAAGGAAGTGCTCGGTGCCAACGCCCCGACCAACTCCTGGGACCTGCTGTTCAAACCGGAAAACGCCGAGAAGCTCAAAGCCTGCGGCATCAGCTTCCTCGATTCGCCGACCGAAATGATCCCGGCCGCCCTGCACTACCTGGGCTACCCGGTGAACGACAAGGACAAGGCGCACATCCTCGAAGCCGAAGCGCTGTTCATGAAGATCCGCCCGTACGTGGCGTACTTCCATTCCTCGAAGTACATCTCGGACCTGGCCAACGGCAATATCTGCGTGGCGGTCGGTTACTCCGGTGACGTGCTGCAGGCCAAGGCCCGCGCGGTGGAGGCCGGTAACAAGGTGCAGATCGACTACAGCATTCCGAAGGAAGGTGCCGGCAGCTTCTACGACATGGTCGCCATCCCGCGTGATGCGGCGAACGTCGACAACGCCTACCTGTTCATGAACTTCCTGATGCGCCCCGACATCATCGCCGAGATCACCAACAGCAACGGTTACAGCAACGCCAACGCGGCCGCCACGCCACTGGTGGACGAAGCGATCCGCAACGACCCGGGTTCGTACCCGTCGCAAGCGGTGATGGCGACGCTGTACGCGGTGCCGGATCAACCGATTGCCACCCAGCGGATCATGACCCGCGGCTGGACCCGGGTGAAGCTCGGCAAATAA